From a region of the Leptospira venezuelensis genome:
- a CDS encoding alpha-hydroxy-acid oxidizing protein — protein sequence MRSKRSSVSKKIAGKTILIIGGGLLQVPIIQTAKTMLLRTVVADMNPEAPGLKICDLPLIMSTKDIEGMVREAKKLSATTKIDGVITAGTDASMTVAAVANALDLPGIRFVDAEAASNKVKMRERLKKAGVPIPGFAPVWSIQDTRDALEFLQFPLVMKPADNMGARGVVKVNNREELQAAFKHAKKYSPTGEMILEEYMPGPEVSVDALAWDGKYMITGLADRIIEREPYFIEMGHNMPSALSPEIQKEIEDVMFRGMQALGIRRGAGKGDIKVTPTGVKVGEIAARLSGGFMSAFTFPLSSGINLNRAAILIALGEEPDNLEPLFHRVSIERALLAPKGKLLAIDGLEEAKKIEGVTDIYLLHKVGDIIPEPTNNIEKTGHVIISAENLNQAESVFSKVLETIKFTCDELYSISEKEIAANARIRFGKEICWVCKVCDGTDCASGVPGMGGVGRMLSFQDNIKALEEYSILPRYIRENVQASTESQFLGQKLSTSFMCAPMTGAITNMSGAMDEYTLAAVLLEGCLASGSLAWLGDGASPEKYLIILEALKKVDGKGILICKPREDEGLIKERFQEAEAQGVIALGMDIDAVNFKTLVQKKIPSVTRGVDALSKIRSYTKLPFIVKGVMSPEDAILAKEAGADAIVVSNHGGRVLDDMPGTARVLPLIREALGPDFPISVDGGVRSGADVFKMHALGANNVLIGRPMAISAVGGGVAGVRFLVGQYTEGLAQAMNTVGVSKISEIRKEFIFRKKEETPSQNLS from the coding sequence ATTAGGAGTAAGCGTTCTTCCGTGAGTAAAAAAATCGCAGGGAAAACGATCCTAATTATAGGCGGAGGACTTTTACAAGTCCCGATCATCCAAACAGCAAAGACGATGCTTCTAAGAACAGTGGTGGCGGATATGAATCCGGAAGCACCTGGTCTGAAAATTTGTGATCTTCCTCTTATCATGTCCACAAAGGACATCGAGGGAATGGTGAGAGAGGCCAAAAAATTATCTGCAACTACTAAGATAGATGGAGTCATCACCGCAGGAACTGATGCGAGTATGACTGTAGCAGCAGTGGCAAATGCTCTAGATCTTCCTGGGATCAGATTCGTAGATGCGGAAGCTGCTTCTAATAAAGTAAAGATGAGAGAACGTCTGAAAAAAGCAGGGGTTCCTATTCCTGGATTTGCTCCAGTATGGAGTATCCAAGATACTCGTGACGCGTTGGAATTCCTACAATTCCCTTTGGTAATGAAACCTGCGGATAATATGGGTGCTCGCGGAGTTGTAAAAGTAAATAATAGAGAAGAGTTACAGGCTGCATTCAAACATGCAAAGAAGTATTCTCCTACTGGTGAGATGATCCTCGAAGAATATATGCCTGGTCCCGAAGTTTCCGTAGATGCACTCGCATGGGACGGAAAATATATGATCACAGGTCTTGCTGACCGGATCATAGAAAGAGAACCCTATTTTATAGAGATGGGCCATAATATGCCTTCTGCTCTTTCTCCTGAGATCCAAAAAGAAATAGAAGATGTAATGTTCCGTGGAATGCAAGCACTCGGGATCAGAAGAGGCGCAGGTAAAGGGGATATAAAAGTTACTCCTACTGGTGTAAAAGTAGGAGAGATCGCTGCAAGACTTTCCGGCGGTTTCATGTCCGCATTTACTTTTCCGTTATCCAGTGGTATCAATTTAAATAGAGCCGCTATCTTAATCGCTCTCGGCGAAGAACCTGATAATTTAGAGCCATTATTTCATAGAGTATCTATCGAGAGAGCGTTACTTGCACCCAAAGGAAAACTTCTTGCCATCGATGGATTAGAAGAAGCGAAGAAGATCGAAGGTGTGACTGATATTTATCTTCTGCATAAAGTAGGAGATATTATCCCGGAACCAACTAATAATATAGAAAAGACAGGGCATGTGATCATCTCTGCGGAAAATTTAAACCAAGCAGAGAGTGTATTTTCCAAAGTATTAGAAACGATTAAATTCACTTGCGATGAATTATATTCTATTTCTGAAAAAGAAATAGCAGCCAATGCAAGGATTCGTTTCGGAAAAGAGATTTGTTGGGTCTGTAAAGTTTGTGATGGAACAGACTGCGCTTCTGGAGTTCCAGGAATGGGTGGAGTTGGAAGAATGCTCAGCTTCCAAGACAATATCAAAGCATTAGAAGAATATTCTATTCTGCCCAGATATATCCGAGAGAATGTTCAGGCAAGTACTGAGAGCCAATTTTTAGGACAGAAATTATCCACTTCCTTCATGTGCGCGCCCATGACAGGTGCGATCACAAACATGAGTGGAGCCATGGACGAATATACTTTGGCCGCGGTTTTATTGGAAGGGTGCTTGGCATCAGGCAGCTTGGCATGGTTAGGCGATGGAGCAAGCCCCGAAAAATATCTGATCATCTTGGAAGCTCTCAAAAAAGTGGATGGCAAAGGTATTCTTATCTGTAAACCCCGGGAAGACGAGGGACTGATCAAAGAAAGATTCCAAGAAGCGGAAGCACAGGGAGTGATCGCTTTAGGTATGGACATAGACGCGGTAAATTTCAAAACGTTGGTCCAGAAAAAAATCCCATCTGTAACAAGGGGAGTGGATGCTCTTTCTAAAATACGTTCTTATACAAAACTTCCTTTTATTGTAAAAGGAGTAATGAGTCCAGAAGATGCAATCCTTGCAAAAGAAGCAGGCGCGGATGCTATTGTCGTTTCCAATCATGGAGGCAGAGTTTTGGACGATATGCCTGGAACAGCGAGAGTCCTTCCTTTGATCCGTGAGGCATTAGGTCCTGATTTTCCAATCTCCGTGGACGGAGGAGTGAGAAGTGGAGCGGATGTTTTCAAAATGCATGCATTGGGCGCGAATAATGTTCTCATCGGAAGACCGATGGCAATTTCTGCTGTAGGCGGAGGCGTGGCAGGAGTCAGATTTTTAGTGGGTCAGTACACGGAAGGTTTGGCACAGGCAATGAATACTGTGGGAGTTTCTAAAATTTCCGAGATTAGGAAAGAATTTATTTTTAGAAAAAAAGAAGAAACTCCCTCCCAAAATCTTAGTTAG
- the mnmA gene encoding tRNA 2-thiouridine(34) synthase MnmA, with protein MSKGKIIVAMSGGVDSAVTAGLLMEEGYEVIGVNLRTWEYEAPACDTTKKSCCSPEDIRDARDVGLSLNIPFYVIKMEKLFQEKVIDRFVNDYKEGKTPNPCVECNTFVKFGALFEKAAALGIDKIATGHYANIVEIDGRYAVSNAQDMNKNQAYYLYGLSQENLKNTVFPLGGMTKPEVREIARRMGLPVAEKAESQEICFIPENDYRKFLAKKNIDFTPGVFKLQNGQVIGEHSGKENFTIGQRKGLGIAWKAPLYVISIQDDGTVVLAEERQTFVESFIVEDLNLQAWAPVLETESSECRVQVRYRSRPIRAKVVRNENFIEVFPLEEVKGVAPGQSAVFYPNDSDYLLAGGIIRKGSVTTYEKSDLSILENSELGVSVLP; from the coding sequence ATGAGTAAAGGTAAGATCATAGTAGCGATGAGTGGAGGGGTGGACAGTGCTGTCACTGCAGGCCTACTCATGGAAGAAGGTTACGAAGTGATCGGTGTCAACCTGCGTACCTGGGAATATGAGGCACCCGCCTGCGATACCACTAAAAAATCCTGTTGTTCTCCCGAAGATATTAGGGATGCGAGAGATGTTGGTCTCTCTTTAAATATTCCTTTTTATGTGATCAAGATGGAGAAACTTTTCCAAGAGAAGGTCATAGACAGGTTTGTAAATGATTACAAGGAAGGTAAGACTCCGAATCCTTGTGTGGAATGTAATACTTTCGTTAAGTTCGGTGCATTATTCGAAAAAGCAGCAGCTTTAGGAATTGATAAAATAGCCACAGGGCATTATGCAAATATCGTAGAAATAGACGGAAGATATGCGGTGTCCAATGCACAGGACATGAATAAGAACCAAGCATATTATCTATATGGATTGTCCCAAGAAAATCTGAAAAATACGGTTTTTCCTTTGGGTGGAATGACCAAACCTGAGGTGCGTGAGATCGCAAGACGTATGGGACTTCCGGTTGCTGAAAAAGCAGAGTCTCAAGAGATCTGTTTTATTCCTGAAAACGATTATAGAAAGTTTTTAGCTAAGAAGAATATAGACTTCACTCCTGGAGTTTTCAAATTACAGAACGGACAAGTAATCGGAGAACATTCCGGAAAAGAAAATTTCACTATTGGACAAAGAAAAGGTTTAGGCATCGCTTGGAAGGCACCTTTATATGTGATCTCTATCCAAGACGACGGAACAGTTGTACTGGCAGAAGAGAGACAAACTTTTGTGGAATCTTTTATCGTAGAAGATTTGAATCTGCAAGCTTGGGCTCCTGTTTTAGAAACAGAAAGTTCAGAATGTAGAGTTCAAGTAAGATACCGTTCTCGTCCTATCAGAGCAAAAGTAGTACGTAATGAAAACTTTATAGAAGTATTTCCTTTGGAAGAAGTGAAAGGCGTGGCTCCAGGTCAATCCGCAGTCTTTTATCCAAATGATTCTGATTATTTACTCGCAGGTGGGATCATCCGAAAAGGAAGTGTGACCACTTACGAAAAATCAGATCTGAGTATTTTAGAAAATTCAGAATTAGGAGTAAGCGTTCTTCCGTGA
- a CDS encoding retropepsin-like aspartic protease, translated as MLFLPNRTFKKRTILFRIVLAVFFFYVAGCTTFDFRNLFSGYIRYEKDAGGIWIRLPLKEVDHLPVIYLSLDKDREPLRFLIDTGAFVSFLAEDHVPENSPKRVLSASFPGGSVQSVRRTIRNDLFIGGIRPFESVEFYSHVFPKELRVDGILGMNAFLGSVVVLDLPERISLWRSSTSSPAPGFLEENLFPMFLKSGQPSAVLLRPPGSRKESWILDTGAEYSVLDWDTIKSDHHTEYVEGKMATVFNFGGGRLQAKIRTLRPFCPVFVKNDSEGIGFCTPELEVFPGGIPPDALHSDHRRGIVGILGRNWMENYRILLDTKRSLIGIVGKESVPGNE; from the coding sequence ATGCTTTTTCTTCCGAATCGTACATTCAAAAAAAGAACTATTCTATTCAGAATCGTCCTCGCTGTGTTTTTCTTTTATGTAGCTGGATGTACTACCTTCGATTTTCGAAATTTATTCTCAGGCTATATCCGCTACGAAAAGGATGCAGGTGGGATTTGGATCAGACTACCGTTAAAGGAAGTAGATCACCTTCCTGTAATTTATCTTTCTCTAGACAAGGATAGGGAACCTCTTAGATTCCTAATTGATACTGGAGCATTTGTCTCCTTTCTTGCGGAGGATCATGTTCCTGAAAATTCTCCTAAAAGAGTCTTGAGTGCTAGCTTTCCTGGAGGTTCTGTTCAATCAGTAAGGAGAACAATCAGGAATGATTTGTTCATAGGAGGAATTCGTCCTTTCGAATCTGTGGAATTTTATTCCCATGTGTTCCCTAAAGAACTAAGAGTAGATGGAATTTTAGGAATGAATGCATTCTTAGGTTCAGTTGTCGTTCTGGATTTACCGGAGAGAATTTCTCTTTGGAGATCTTCTACCTCTAGTCCAGCTCCAGGTTTTTTAGAAGAAAATTTATTTCCTATGTTCTTGAAGTCTGGCCAACCGTCTGCTGTACTTCTTCGACCACCAGGAAGCAGGAAAGAATCTTGGATCTTGGATACTGGCGCAGAATATAGCGTTCTAGACTGGGACACAATCAAATCGGATCATCACACAGAATATGTGGAAGGTAAGATGGCCACAGTATTCAATTTTGGTGGAGGCAGACTTCAGGCAAAGATCCGGACTCTTCGGCCTTTTTGCCCTGTTTTTGTGAAAAACGATTCTGAGGGAATTGGCTTTTGTACTCCTGAATTGGAAGTGTTTCCGGGTGGTATACCGCCGGACGCTTTACATTCCGACCATAGGAGGGGGATCGTAGGGATCTTAGGCCGGAATTGGATGGAAAACTATCGAATTCTTTTGGACACAAAAAGGAGTCTTATTGGTATAGTAGGAAAGGAATCGGTCCCGGGAAATGAGTAA
- a CDS encoding sensor domain-containing diguanylate cyclase — protein MIGKDNDPLMIEYYEKKIYDQKQLLEISKALNSTLDYKYLIDAILNICLAQLQTLSAAIFLAPEADSNYFELEPSFKGFDLAEDDAGFKIKTDAPLVTFLETKLKAMTPDQVEESMGLSPELEFLRRIGGDLIIPLNAKGKVNGLLLLGEKITMGEWMEEDRDFLTTLSTLAGIAVENSRLYELATVDMMTGLKVHHYFQTKLKEEMERCRKKRTNLALLFTDVDNFKKFNDTHGHQAGDQVLIEVAARLIQCAGKHDIAARYGGEEFCLVMPGADLKRGFEMGERLRKAVEAAAIPNPNGGPDFQVTLSIGVSEFWSSDRNNKDLIERADKALYEAKHSGKNKTISFQIPVQN, from the coding sequence TTGATCGGAAAAGACAATGATCCATTGATGATCGAATATTATGAGAAGAAGATCTATGATCAGAAACAGCTTCTCGAGATCAGTAAAGCTCTTAATTCCACACTGGATTATAAGTATCTAATTGATGCTATTTTAAATATTTGTTTAGCTCAATTGCAAACTTTGAGCGCGGCTATCTTTTTAGCTCCAGAAGCTGACTCCAATTATTTCGAATTAGAACCTAGCTTCAAAGGATTCGATCTTGCAGAAGATGATGCAGGATTCAAAATCAAAACAGATGCACCTCTAGTTACTTTTTTAGAAACCAAACTTAAGGCTATGACTCCTGATCAAGTGGAAGAGTCCATGGGCCTAAGTCCTGAACTTGAATTTTTAAGAAGGATTGGCGGAGATCTAATCATTCCTTTGAATGCTAAAGGTAAAGTGAACGGACTTCTTCTCTTGGGTGAAAAAATCACCATGGGAGAATGGATGGAAGAGGACAGAGACTTCCTCACAACTTTATCCACGCTTGCGGGTATTGCAGTAGAGAACTCTAGATTGTACGAACTTGCTACCGTAGACATGATGACCGGTTTGAAAGTACATCATTACTTCCAGACCAAATTGAAAGAAGAGATGGAACGTTGCCGTAAAAAAAGAACGAATCTTGCTCTTCTCTTTACTGATGTGGACAATTTCAAAAAGTTCAATGACACTCATGGCCACCAGGCAGGAGACCAGGTGCTGATTGAAGTTGCCGCAAGGCTGATCCAATGCGCAGGCAAACATGATATCGCTGCGAGATACGGCGGAGAGGAATTTTGTTTGGTTATGCCTGGAGCGGACTTAAAACGCGGTTTCGAAATGGGAGAACGTTTGAGAAAAGCGGTAGAAGCTGCTGCCATTCCGAATCCGAATGGAGGCCCCGATTTCCAAGTCACTCTTTCAATAGGAGTTTCCGAGTTTTGGTCCAGTGATCGAAACAATAAGGATCTGATAGAAAGGGCGGATAAGGCTCTTTACGAGGCAAAACACTCCGGGAAGAACAAGACCATTTCCTTCCAAATTCCGGTTCAGAACTAG
- the proC gene encoding pyrroline-5-carboxylate reductase, with protein MKYNKIGIIGCGNMGGAIYRSLQSRKIDVIGFDPYLDPKKAEGMVLESDWSNFQKKAELIILAVKPAEVSKTLRSLEAPKAILSVAAGIDTKILSSSAPAGSKVVRIMPNLPILVGKGALGYYGDKELYESLKEIFSPISYCLELSKEELVDAVTGLSGSGPAYVLRFIQSLAEGGVASGLTYSQALALSIQTVIGGAELLAKELEKNPDTHPEVLKNKVTSPGGTTIAGLEELEKNKFPFAIISAVKRATERSKELGN; from the coding sequence ATGAAATATAATAAGATAGGAATCATAGGCTGCGGGAATATGGGAGGAGCGATCTATCGTTCTCTCCAATCTAGAAAAATAGATGTGATCGGTTTCGATCCTTATCTAGATCCTAAAAAAGCAGAAGGAATGGTATTAGAATCGGATTGGTCCAACTTCCAAAAGAAAGCCGAGCTAATTATCTTAGCAGTCAAACCTGCAGAAGTTTCTAAAACTCTTAGATCCTTGGAGGCTCCTAAAGCAATTCTATCTGTTGCGGCAGGTATAGATACAAAGATACTTTCCTCTTCTGCTCCTGCTGGATCTAAGGTGGTTCGTATTATGCCGAATCTTCCTATTCTTGTAGGAAAGGGTGCTTTGGGTTACTACGGAGATAAGGAATTATACGAAAGTCTGAAAGAGATCTTTTCACCTATCTCTTATTGTTTGGAACTTTCCAAAGAAGAATTAGTGGATGCGGTAACTGGACTTTCCGGTTCAGGGCCTGCCTATGTACTTAGGTTTATACAAAGTTTGGCAGAAGGTGGAGTTGCCTCCGGTTTGACATACTCTCAAGCATTGGCACTCTCCATTCAAACCGTGATAGGTGGTGCTGAATTACTTGCGAAAGAATTGGAAAAGAATCCTGATACGCATCCAGAAGTTTTGAAAAATAAAGTAACTTCTCCGGGCGGAACAACAATTGCTGGTTTAGAAGAGTTGGAGAAGAATAAGTTCCCATTTGCTATTATCTCAGCAGTGAAAAGAGCAACGGAACGTTCTAAAGAGTTGGGAAACTAA
- a CDS encoding YggS family pyridoxal phosphate-dependent enzyme: protein MGVSENYRSIVKELESLKPVGTPTLIAVSKYQPKEKVQEAISGGVIHFGENRVQEGTEKFSDLGKPEKDFILHHIGPVQSSHIRKYAGLYSFVHGVGSQKVLQDLKRRMDQDRWKIRYFLQVNLTEEDSKSGFSKEEVLELLLKKETLSSEFCILEGFMTMGPSSGDPEETRKVFKEIANLRKEFLPQGKLSMGMSGDYRIALEEGSDYLRIGTAIFGERT from the coding sequence GTGGGTGTCTCTGAAAATTATAGATCTATAGTAAAAGAACTGGAGTCCCTAAAACCTGTAGGAACTCCCACACTCATTGCAGTCTCCAAATACCAGCCGAAAGAAAAAGTACAAGAAGCAATCTCAGGTGGCGTGATCCATTTCGGAGAAAATAGAGTCCAAGAAGGAACAGAAAAATTTTCCGACTTGGGAAAACCGGAAAAAGATTTTATACTACATCATATAGGCCCTGTTCAATCTTCTCATATCAGAAAGTATGCTGGGCTTTATTCCTTCGTGCATGGAGTAGGTTCGCAAAAAGTCTTACAAGATTTGAAAAGAAGAATGGACCAAGATCGTTGGAAGATTCGTTACTTCCTGCAAGTCAATCTAACGGAAGAAGATTCGAAATCAGGATTTTCCAAAGAAGAAGTTTTAGAACTTCTACTCAAAAAAGAGACTCTAAGTTCAGAGTTCTGTATCTTAGAAGGATTTATGACCATGGGCCCAAGCTCAGGAGATCCTGAAGAAACTCGAAAAGTGTTTAAAGAGATTGCAAACTTACGAAAAGAATTTTTGCCCCAAGGAAAATTATCCATGGGAATGTCAGGCGATTACAGGATTGCATTGGAAGAAGGTAGCGATTATCTTAGGATTGGGACCGCAATATTCGGAGAAAGAACATGA
- a CDS encoding flagellar filament outer layer protein FlaA, which yields MVRTVLFCFCLSLWILPKPTWAPPIKRDQDEANRVLQLEKVLLDWKHYNLFLVDSFEGERPWEVYRGVSFLNRIDYVSQVPDSQAFLKERELYKASPKEEYRSMMVQTFFENPKHEHLEIRPKEAIRLPIGIPTRVFFWAYSNNHNVVLELVFHQKKSKEIVLELGDLKFDGWKRIEAQIAVPAKNIRLNQSLRFPLELVSIRIKPNPFQPKGEFYFYMDRLGILIDSREESYPGAEVKDNWGTAL from the coding sequence GTGGTCCGGACCGTTCTATTCTGTTTTTGCCTAAGTTTATGGATCCTTCCTAAACCAACCTGGGCACCGCCGATCAAAAGAGACCAAGACGAAGCAAACAGAGTCTTACAATTAGAAAAAGTACTCCTCGATTGGAAGCATTACAATCTTTTTCTAGTAGATTCCTTTGAGGGAGAAAGACCCTGGGAAGTTTATAGAGGAGTCTCATTCTTAAACAGGATAGATTACGTTTCTCAAGTCCCCGATTCTCAAGCTTTCCTAAAAGAAAGGGAATTATACAAGGCATCTCCCAAAGAAGAATACAGATCTATGATGGTTCAAACTTTCTTCGAAAATCCAAAACATGAACATTTAGAGATCCGACCTAAGGAAGCGATCCGTCTTCCGATTGGAATTCCAACAAGAGTGTTTTTCTGGGCTTATTCCAATAATCATAACGTGGTTTTAGAGTTGGTATTCCATCAGAAAAAATCCAAAGAGATCGTTTTGGAATTAGGAGATCTAAAGTTCGATGGTTGGAAAAGAATAGAGGCCCAAATCGCAGTCCCTGCAAAAAATATTAGGCTAAATCAATCTCTTCGTTTTCCTTTGGAGCTAGTTTCTATTCGGATCAAACCAAATCCTTTCCAACCAAAAGGTGAATTTTATTTTTATATGGACCGACTTGGGATATTGATCGATAGCAGAGAAGAATCTTATCCTGGAGCAGAGGTCAAAGACAATTGGGGTACTGCTCTGTAA
- a CDS encoding HAD family hydrolase: MRSPLFVFDLMDTLIQDPFHLALKELLPREHWEDFKNGREKQAFLDFEMGRIEEEDFFHRFYLDSHKDKGLPHPKDLKEKMFSKINPIPETLEIVKSLRSKGFSVILASNYSIWYKEVMKFPEIGEILHSMDALYFSCEMGVRKPAQEYYQWIETDFPGKDYVFIDDNPTNVEVAGYMNWNAFKFNSKKPGELKEFLTEQYPNCL, from the coding sequence ATGAGATCTCCTCTATTTGTATTCGACCTAATGGATACCCTGATCCAGGACCCATTCCATCTGGCATTAAAAGAACTTTTGCCAAGAGAACATTGGGAAGATTTTAAGAACGGTCGGGAAAAGCAAGCCTTCTTAGATTTCGAAATGGGAAGAATCGAAGAGGAAGATTTTTTTCATAGATTTTATTTGGATTCTCATAAGGACAAGGGACTTCCTCATCCTAAGGATTTAAAAGAGAAGATGTTTTCTAAGATCAATCCAATTCCGGAAACTTTAGAGATCGTAAAAAGTTTAAGGTCCAAAGGTTTTTCAGTAATCCTCGCAAGCAATTATTCGATTTGGTATAAAGAAGTTATGAAATTCCCAGAGATTGGAGAAATACTTCATTCTATGGATGCTTTGTATTTTTCTTGCGAGATGGGAGTTCGAAAGCCTGCCCAAGAATATTACCAATGGATAGAAACTGATTTTCCTGGGAAAGATTATGTATTTATTGATGATAACCCAACCAATGTGGAAGTTGCGGGTTATATGAACTGGAATGCTTTTAAGTTTAATTCTAAAAAACCAGGAGAGCTGAAGGAATTCCTTACAGAGCAGTACCCCAATTGTCTTTGA
- a CDS encoding 3-deoxy-D-manno-octulosonic acid transferase, with protein sequence MLITYRILTILLWPLIFVFSLFIPGAKNFLKTRKEDKKRILSYPFAPKAQKVVWLHAASVGELDQCKALAQVYKKKEPETFLLQSVFSDSVRDSSLEAFPADLKFRLPLDFPWSYDFILDKFSPQVLICMAWDRWPNLLLAAKKRRIQTILASAVITPPKGFLKKKFYKVAFSLFDKILTSHSSGEEKFKELLGEKFIKTLGDSRFDSVIQKIETSQREFKRPKNYSFSQVFLLASTYEPCEKLLLPLLQEPSLKNTGFWIFPHKTDPSRIIQLEAKIKSFTSDYTLYSRQEFDSISSRVILFDVLGILAHAYRAADFAYIGGALHNRVHNVLEPAYFGLPLLSGPRITHAPEAIELNHRGGLFIIRTKEEVLEILQLSSERKEAIRFSNRQFVETGRGAAERIYLEIRA encoded by the coding sequence ATGCTAATAACGTATCGGATTTTGACGATCCTTCTTTGGCCCTTGATTTTCGTTTTCTCTCTCTTCATTCCTGGGGCAAAAAACTTTCTCAAAACCAGAAAAGAAGATAAGAAAAGAATTCTCTCCTACCCCTTTGCACCCAAGGCCCAAAAAGTAGTTTGGTTACATGCCGCGTCGGTGGGAGAATTAGACCAATGCAAGGCACTTGCACAAGTTTATAAGAAGAAGGAACCGGAAACCTTTCTACTCCAAAGTGTATTTTCCGATTCAGTCAGGGATTCTAGTCTAGAGGCATTTCCTGCAGATCTGAAATTTCGGCTTCCCTTGGATTTTCCTTGGAGTTATGATTTTATCCTAGATAAATTTTCTCCTCAAGTTCTCATATGTATGGCCTGGGATCGTTGGCCGAATTTACTTTTAGCTGCTAAAAAAAGAAGGATCCAGACCATACTTGCTTCCGCGGTCATCACTCCTCCTAAAGGATTTTTAAAGAAGAAATTTTACAAGGTAGCATTTTCGTTATTCGATAAAATTTTAACTTCTCATTCTTCCGGAGAAGAGAAGTTTAAAGAATTACTCGGTGAAAAATTCATCAAGACTTTAGGAGATTCCAGATTTGATTCTGTAATCCAAAAAATAGAAACGAGCCAAAGAGAATTTAAAAGACCAAAAAATTATTCTTTCTCCCAAGTATTTTTACTAGCTTCTACTTATGAGCCATGTGAGAAATTATTACTTCCACTTCTGCAAGAACCTTCCCTCAAAAATACTGGGTTCTGGATCTTCCCTCATAAAACAGATCCTTCCAGGATCATTCAGTTAGAAGCCAAGATCAAATCATTCACTTCAGACTATACTTTATATTCTCGCCAAGAATTTGATTCTATTTCATCTCGGGTGATCTTATTCGATGTGCTCGGGATCTTGGCCCATGCTTATAGAGCTGCTGACTTTGCCTATATAGGTGGAGCATTACATAATAGAGTGCATAATGTTTTGGAGCCTGCTTACTTCGGACTTCCACTTCTAAGCGGTCCAAGGATCACACATGCTCCAGAAGCGATCGAACTAAATCATAGAGGCGGTCTATTCATTATCCGCACGAAAGAAGAAGTTTTAGAGATACTGCAATTAAGCTCCGAGCGAAAAGAAGCCATCCGTTTTTCCAACCGTCAATTTGTGGAAACCGGCAGAGGAGCGGCGGAGAGGATTTATTTGGAGATAAGGGCTTAG